The following proteins are co-located in the Mus pahari chromosome 14, PAHARI_EIJ_v1.1, whole genome shotgun sequence genome:
- the LOC110332229 gene encoding olfactory receptor 1361-like codes for MDGDNETMVAEFLLLGLSGKSEQEEVFFGMFLGVYLVTISGNLLIILAISCDPRLHTPMYFFLANLSSVDICFSSVTVPKALVNHVLGSKSISYTECMTQIYFFITFINMDGFLLSVMAYDRYVAICHPLHYTMMMRPRLCVLLVAISWVITNLHALMHTLLMVRLTFCSHNAVHHFFCDPYPILKLSCSDTFINDMMVFTVGGVIFLTPFSCIVVSYVYIFSKVLKIPSARGIRKALSTCGSHLTVVSLFYGAILGVYMRPSSSYSLQDTVATVIFTVVTPLVNPFIYSLRNQDMKGALRKIILRS; via the coding sequence ATGGATGGAGACAATGAGACTATGGTGGCAGAATTCCTCCTTCTGGGACTCTCtggaaagtcagagcaggaagagGTCTTCTTCGGAATGTTCTTAGGTGTGTACTTGGTCACCATCTCTGGGAACCTTCTCATCATCCTGGCCATCAGCTGTGACCCTCgtctccacacacccatgtacttcttcttGGCCAACCTCTCCAGTGTTGACATCTGCTTTTCCTCAGTCACTGTCCCCAAGGCTCTGGTGAACCACGTGTTGGGAAGCAAGTCCATCTCTTACACAGAGTGTATGACCCAGATCTATTTCTTCATCACATTCATCAACATGGATGGCTTCCTCCTGAGtgtgatggcctatgaccgctatgtggccatctgtcacCCTCTCCACTACACCATGATGATGAGGCCCAGACTCTGTGTCCTCCTGGTGGCCATATCATGGGTCATCACAAACCTGCATGCTCTCATGCACACTCTCCTCATGGTTCGACTCACCTTCTGTTCCCACAATGCAGTGCACCACTTCTTCTGTGACCCCTACCCTATCCTGAAGCTCTCTTGCTCTGACACCTTCATCAATGACATGATGGTCTTCACTGTGGGTGGAGTGATATTCCTGACACCGTTTTCATGCATTGTTGTTTCCTATGTTTACATCTTCTCTAAGGTCCTGAAGATACCCTCTGCCCGCGGGATAAGAAAAGCCCTGTCCACTTGTGGGTCTCACCTCACTGTGGTCTCCCTCTTCTATGGGGCGATCCTGGGTGTCTACATGCGTCCTTCATCCTCATATTCTCTGCAGGACACGGTGGCCACCGTCATCTTTACAGT